A window of the Clostridiaceae bacterium genome harbors these coding sequences:
- a CDS encoding helix-turn-helix domain-containing protein: MKINEKIKQLRTSKGLTLEDLANKTGFTKGYLSKIERSSNMPPFATVQVIAEALDSDLIELLEARPDALVSKNIDILISNDTSKEEWEEHTEVYSFKPLVNVYRNKYMSPFLFRVKKGATDITSHDSEEFVYVLEGNIELNYEGKIYQLSPGDSFYLDARIKHNFVNHDEKPALLIAVHFNYRRF; the protein is encoded by the coding sequence ATGAAAATTAACGAAAAAATAAAGCAATTACGCACAAGTAAAGGACTCACCCTAGAAGATCTGGCAAATAAAACTGGTTTCACAAAGGGATACTTATCAAAAATTGAGAGATCTTCCAATATGCCTCCTTTTGCAACTGTACAGGTCATAGCAGAAGCCCTGGACAGTGACTTGATAGAACTACTTGAAGCCCGTCCGGATGCTTTGGTGTCAAAAAATATTGATATATTAATAAGCAATGACACTTCGAAGGAGGAATGGGAGGAGCATACAGAGGTTTATTCATTCAAGCCTCTTGTAAATGTTTATCGAAATAAGTACATGTCCCCATTTTTATTCAGAGTAAAAAAGGGAGCTACCGATATAACTTCTCACGATTCAGAAGAGTTTGTTTATGTTTTGGAAGGAAATATAGAACTTAACTATGAGGGAAAAATATATCAGCTTTCCCCAGGAGACTCTTTTTATCTGGATGCAAGAATAAAACATAATTTTGTGAACCATGATGAAAAACCTGCACTGTTAATTGCAGTTCACTTCAACTATCGGAGATTTTAG
- a CDS encoding exo-alpha-sialidase has translation MSKYVQIIDSGVVISRPDNVFGYSAWPSVARDANGDLLVAFSGNRIMHVCPFGKVLIVKSKDEGKTWSAPMIAVDTPLDDRDAGILNVGDGRLVVTTFNNTRENQRKWAEGGKYGTEVLRNLALAYLPTLCDAQEEKYYGSLMSISEDNGFSWGEPFKVPVSAPHGPNLLKNGSLIYAGIPFPGKPAGSSYPIAVYRSDNYRDFYKLADIPVCPEAPDVLYVEPHIIELPNGRLVLHIRMDEVGKRYEEKLFTICQSISDDGGKTWTTPKIIGSTGAPPHLMLHSSGTLICAYGRRTPGYGIQVMFSRDNAETWDTDYYIWDEGESADLGYPASVELDNGDIFTVFYAAKKGEKLPSSKDKKENPEMKTYSGMCSILWTRWRIPE, from the coding sequence ATGTCAAAGTATGTTCAAATAATTGACAGCGGTGTTGTTATTTCCAGGCCGGATAATGTATTTGGCTATAGTGCATGGCCTTCTGTTGCGAGGGATGCAAACGGAGATTTACTGGTTGCTTTCTCAGGAAACAGAATCATGCATGTTTGTCCGTTTGGGAAGGTACTTATCGTAAAAAGTAAGGATGAAGGCAAAACTTGGTCTGCACCAATGATTGCTGTTGATACACCACTGGATGACAGAGATGCAGGAATACTTAATGTAGGTGATGGGCGCCTTGTAGTCACAACTTTTAACAATACACGGGAAAATCAGCGTAAGTGGGCAGAGGGCGGAAAATATGGCACGGAAGTTCTGAGGAACCTTGCTCTAGCATATCTGCCAACATTATGTGATGCGCAGGAGGAAAAATACTATGGTTCTCTCATGAGTATCAGTGAAGACAACGGTTTTTCCTGGGGTGAACCCTTTAAAGTGCCTGTATCTGCTCCCCATGGTCCGAACTTGTTGAAAAATGGATCTCTAATATATGCAGGAATTCCGTTTCCAGGCAAGCCGGCAGGTTCAAGCTATCCTATAGCAGTATATAGAAGCGATAATTATAGAGATTTTTACAAGCTTGCAGATATTCCTGTCTGTCCTGAAGCTCCTGACGTTCTATATGTTGAGCCACATATTATTGAATTGCCAAACGGAAGACTGGTACTTCATATAAGAATGGATGAGGTTGGCAAGAGATATGAAGAGAAACTCTTTACCATATGCCAGTCAATATCAGATGATGGAGGCAAGACCTGGACTACACCAAAGATAATTGGTTCAACGGGAGCACCACCACATTTGATGCTACATTCATCAGGCACATTAATATGTGCTTATGGGCGCAGGACCCCTGGCTATGGAATCCAGGTAATGTTTAGCCGTGATAATGCAGAGACCTGGGATACAGATTATTATATCTGGGATGAGGGTGAAAGTGCAGATTTAGGGTATCCTGCTTCAGTAGAACTTGACAATGGAGACATTTTTACTGTTTTCTATGCTGCCAAAAAGGGTGAGAAATTACCTTCATCTAAAGACAAGAAAGAGAACCCTGAAATGAAAACATATTCAGGTATGTGCTCTATCCTTTGGACTCGCTGGAGAATACCTGAATGA
- a CDS encoding lipoate--protein ligase, whose protein sequence is MAMAKTKIVILDTHDPWWNLSVEEYLLDRVEEDEYILYLWQNQNTVVIGKNQNAWRECKNDLLEKEGGKLARRLSGGGAVFHDLGNLNFTFLVNRKNYDLTRQVKVIQKAVLKAGINCEMTGRNDITVDGKKFSGNAFCFRKSNAYHHGTILVSVDMSKLSRYLQVSDEKLKSKGVKSVQSRVVNLSELNPDLTIEKMIQYMSESFEEEYGKAEEIIYGTESMDHKILEDLYKKYSSWEWRYGETPKFDIELSQRFQWGGVDIGLQLEKGIIKKASIYSDAMDEQFIESLPAVFEGCLFKSDCIADKIRKTPVEDHRKEMIYDIAQWIHEKGF, encoded by the coding sequence ATGGCAATGGCAAAAACAAAAATTGTAATTCTGGATACACATGATCCCTGGTGGAATCTTTCAGTGGAAGAATACCTTCTCGACAGAGTTGAAGAAGATGAATACATTCTGTATTTATGGCAAAATCAGAATACCGTTGTTATAGGAAAGAACCAAAATGCCTGGAGGGAATGTAAAAACGATTTACTGGAAAAGGAAGGTGGAAAGCTTGCAAGAAGATTATCAGGAGGAGGAGCGGTATTCCACGACTTGGGAAATCTTAACTTTACCTTTCTTGTAAACCGTAAAAACTATGATTTAACCAGACAGGTTAAAGTAATCCAGAAAGCTGTGCTTAAAGCCGGGATAAACTGTGAAATGACCGGAAGAAATGATATAACTGTGGATGGAAAGAAATTTTCAGGTAACGCTTTTTGTTTCAGAAAGTCAAATGCTTACCACCACGGAACAATACTTGTTTCAGTAGATATGAGCAAATTATCAAGATATCTTCAGGTTTCAGATGAAAAATTAAAATCAAAGGGAGTTAAATCGGTGCAGTCAAGAGTTGTAAATCTTTCAGAACTAAACCCTGATTTAACCATAGAAAAAATGATCCAGTATATGTCAGAATCCTTTGAAGAAGAGTACGGAAAAGCCGAAGAAATAATTTACGGGACAGAATCCATGGATCATAAGATACTTGAGGATTTATACAAAAAGTATTCTTCCTGGGAATGGAGATACGGAGAGACACCGAAATTTGATATTGAGCTTTCTCAGCGGTTCCAATGGGGTGGAGTGGATATAGGCTTACAGCTTGAAAAAGGAATTATTAAAAAAGCATCAATCTATTCTGATGCTATGGATGAACAGTTCATTGAGAGTCTTCCTGCAGTATTTGAAGGCTGCCTTTTTAAATCTGACTGCATTGCTGATAAAATAAGAAAAACTCCTGTTGAAGATCATAGAAAAGAAATGATTTATGATATTGCCCAGTGGATACATGAAAAAGGATTCTAG
- a CDS encoding amino acid ABC transporter ATP-binding protein encodes MIVIKDLHKSFGTLEVLRGINEHIKKGEVVVVIGPSGSGKSTFLRCINLLEQPTKGEIFIEGVSITDKNSDINKIRQKIGMVFQQFNLFPHLNVLDNITLAPMKVKNKTKEQAVDIAMKLLKRVGLAEKAQAYPNQLSGGQKQRIAIARALAMEPDIMLFDEPTSALDPEMVGEVLEVMKQLAMDGITMVVVTHEMGFAREVGTRVLFMDEGVIVEQAEPRELFSSPKNERTKAFLSKVL; translated from the coding sequence GTGATAGTCATTAAAGATTTGCATAAAAGTTTTGGTACTCTTGAAGTTTTACGAGGAATTAATGAACATATTAAAAAAGGAGAAGTAGTTGTCGTTATAGGTCCAAGTGGCTCAGGGAAAAGTACTTTCTTAAGATGCATCAACCTTCTTGAACAACCTACCAAAGGTGAAATATTCATTGAAGGGGTTTCCATAACCGATAAGAATAGCGATATAAATAAAATAAGACAAAAGATAGGAATGGTATTTCAGCAATTTAATCTGTTCCCTCATTTGAATGTATTGGATAATATTACCCTTGCTCCAATGAAGGTAAAAAATAAGACAAAAGAACAAGCTGTGGATATTGCAATGAAATTACTGAAACGAGTGGGATTGGCTGAAAAAGCTCAGGCTTATCCAAATCAATTATCCGGTGGGCAGAAACAGCGTATTGCCATAGCAAGGGCACTTGCAATGGAACCAGATATTATGCTGTTTGATGAGCCTACATCTGCTCTTGACCCCGAGATGGTAGGGGAAGTCCTGGAAGTTATGAAGCAGCTTGCCATGGATGGTATTACCATGGTTGTTGTAACCCATGAAATGGGTTTCGCCAGAGAAGTAGGCACCCGTGTGCTTTTTATGGATGAAGGAGTTATTGTTGAGCAGGCAGAACCAAGGGAATTGTTTAGTAGTCCCAAGAATGAGAGAACAAAAGCCTTTTTGAGTAAAGTATTATAA
- a CDS encoding amino acid ABC transporter permease, producing the protein MQLFIYNFFASNGFLQGFKEAFELNFISENRYMFIINGLITTIQITFFAIILGIIIGFVLALGKLSKYKLFNIISTVYVDIIRGTPAVVQLLIIYYIIFGSVDISKIIVAVIAFGVNSGAYVAEIFRAGILAVDKGQMEAGRSLGLSYGATMRYIILPQAIKNILPALVNEFIVLLKETAIAGYIAIEDLTKGGDVIRSRTFDPYMPLLTVALIYLIITTMLSKLLSKLERRLRQGDSH; encoded by the coding sequence ATGCAATTATTCATTTATAACTTTTTTGCATCAAATGGCTTTTTGCAAGGGTTTAAAGAAGCATTTGAATTAAATTTCATTAGTGAAAACAGATATATGTTTATCATTAATGGACTGATCACTACTATCCAGATTACCTTTTTTGCAATAATTTTAGGTATAATAATAGGTTTTGTATTAGCCCTTGGAAAACTATCAAAGTATAAGTTGTTTAACATTATTTCTACAGTATATGTTGACATTATTAGAGGAACACCTGCTGTAGTACAATTGCTTATTATTTACTATATTATTTTCGGAAGTGTAGATATATCAAAAATTATTGTTGCAGTGATTGCTTTCGGCGTGAATAGCGGAGCTTATGTTGCTGAAATCTTTCGTGCAGGCATATTGGCTGTTGATAAGGGACAGATGGAGGCCGGAAGGTCCCTGGGATTGTCTTATGGTGCTACAATGAGATATATCATTCTTCCTCAGGCTATCAAGAATATTTTACCTGCATTGGTAAATGAGTTTATAGTATTGCTTAAGGAAACAGCTATTGCAGGATATATTGCCATCGAAGATTTAACCAAAGGCGGAGATGTTATAAGAAGCAGAACTTTTGATCCGTATATGCCATTATTAACGGTTGCTTTAATATACCTGATTATTACAACTATGCTTTCGAAATTGCTCAGTAAACTGGAAAGGAGGTTGAGGCAGGGTGATAGTCATTAA
- a CDS encoding basic amino acid ABC transporter substrate-binding protein, with product MKIGLLKRILVLLIVVAIGAAIVGCGKVDTLAKIQKKNVVVMGTNAEFPPFEYRNDKGEVDGFDVALAKEIAKELGVELKIEDMAFDSLLNALKSGKIDFIAAGMSVTEDRLKNADFSESYYTASQKIIVRKDNTTIKGKDDLKGKKIGVQEGTTGDLEASAIENVQISRFKKGIDAVMDLKNGKLDAVVIDASPAQVFVSKNDDLMILDEDLTEEEYAIAVRKNDTEFLNKINKVIKDLKDSGKYDELVVQYIGE from the coding sequence ATGAAAATTGGTCTATTAAAAAGAATTTTAGTATTATTGATAGTAGTTGCTATCGGAGCAGCTATTGTAGGTTGTGGCAAAGTTGATACTTTGGCAAAGATTCAAAAGAAAAACGTGGTTGTAATGGGTACAAATGCAGAATTTCCACCTTTTGAATATAGAAATGACAAAGGCGAAGTTGATGGCTTTGATGTAGCTTTGGCAAAAGAAATTGCAAAAGAATTAGGAGTAGAACTTAAAATAGAAGATATGGCTTTCGACTCTTTATTAAATGCATTAAAATCCGGAAAAATTGATTTTATTGCAGCAGGGATGAGCGTAACAGAAGACAGACTTAAAAACGCAGACTTTTCTGAATCATACTATACTGCTTCGCAAAAAATTATTGTTAGAAAAGATAACACAACCATAAAAGGAAAAGATGATTTGAAAGGAAAGAAAATCGGTGTACAGGAAGGTACAACTGGAGATTTAGAAGCATCAGCTATTGAAAATGTTCAGATAAGCCGTTTTAAAAAGGGAATTGACGCCGTAATGGATCTTAAAAATGGGAAGCTTGATGCAGTTGTTATCGATGCCAGCCCTGCACAGGTTTTTGTAAGTAAGAATGATGATTTGATGATTCTGGATGAAGATCTTACAGAAGAAGAGTATGCAATTGCTGTAAGGAAAAATGACACAGAGTTTCTTAATAAGATTAATAAAGTTATAAAAGATTTGAAAGATAGCGGAAAATATGATGAATTAGTGGTTCAATATATTGGGGAATAA